The following proteins are encoded in a genomic region of Mycobacterium kiyosense:
- the gpsA2 gene encoding putative glycerol-3-phosphate dehydrogenase 2 [NAD(P)+] — translation MPADKREPKVVVLGGGSWGTTVASICARRGPTLQWVRSEDTAKDINENHRNSRYLGDEVVLSESLRATTDFAEAANCADVLVMGVPSHGFRGVLTELSKELRPWVPVVSLVKGLEQGTNMRMSQIIEEILPGHPAGILAGPNIAREVAEGYAAAAVLAMPDQHLATRLSGLFRTRRFRVYTTDDVVGVEMAGALKNVFAIAVGMGYSLGIGENTRALVIARSLREMTKLGVAMGGDPETFPGLAGLGDLIVTCTSQRSRNRHVGEQLGAGKTIDEIIASMNQVAEGVKAASVIMEFANELGLNMPIAREVDAVINHGSTVEQAYQGLAAEVPGHEVHGSGF, via the coding sequence ATGCCAGCTGACAAGCGCGAACCCAAAGTCGTTGTCCTCGGTGGCGGGTCCTGGGGTACCACCGTCGCGTCCATTTGCGCGCGCCGCGGGCCGACGTTGCAGTGGGTGCGTTCGGAGGACACCGCCAAGGACATCAACGAAAACCATCGCAACAGCCGCTATCTCGGTGACGAGGTAGTGCTCAGCGAATCCCTGCGCGCCACCACCGATTTCGCCGAAGCCGCGAACTGTGCCGACGTTCTGGTCATGGGTGTGCCTTCGCACGGCTTCCGCGGTGTACTCACCGAACTGAGCAAGGAACTGCGCCCCTGGGTGCCGGTGGTCTCCCTGGTCAAAGGTCTCGAGCAGGGCACCAACATGCGGATGTCGCAGATCATCGAGGAGATCCTGCCCGGGCATCCGGCGGGCATCCTGGCCGGGCCGAACATCGCCCGCGAGGTCGCCGAGGGCTACGCCGCCGCCGCGGTGCTGGCCATGCCCGACCAGCATCTGGCGACCCGGCTGTCCGGCCTGTTCCGCACCCGGCGCTTCCGCGTCTACACCACCGACGACGTGGTGGGCGTCGAGATGGCCGGGGCGCTGAAGAACGTGTTCGCCATCGCCGTCGGCATGGGGTATTCGCTGGGCATCGGCGAGAACACCCGCGCCCTGGTGATCGCCCGTTCACTGCGCGAGATGACCAAGCTGGGCGTGGCCATGGGCGGGGACCCCGAAACGTTTCCCGGGCTGGCGGGCCTCGGCGATCTGATCGTCACCTGTACCAGCCAGCGCAGCCGCAACCGTCACGTCGGCGAACAACTGGGCGCCGGCAAGACGATCGACGAGATCATCGCCTCGATGAACCAGGTCGCCGAAGGCGTCAAGGCCGCCAGTGTGATCATGGAATTCGCCAACGAGTTGGGGCTGAACATGCCGATCGCGCGCGAGGTCGATGCCGTCATCAACCACGGCTCCACCGTCGAGCAGGCCTACCAGGGGCTGGCCGCCGAGGTACCCGGGCACGAGGTGCACGGGTCGGGGTTCTGA
- a CDS encoding monooxygenase, with the protein MTLTSHEAAHTPAEVDYVDVLIVGAGISGIGAAYRIKQRNPSISYTILERREQIGGTWDLFRYPGVRSDSSIFTLSFPFEPWTREEGVADGDHIRQYLADTARKYGIDQHIRFNSYVRGADWDSATDTWTVTFEHQGTTQQCRCRFLFFGSGYYNYDEGYTPDFPGIENFGGTVVHPQHWPEDLDYTGKQVVVIGSGATAVTLIPSMADRAGKVIMLQRSPTYMISASKYGKVAWISRKLLPRKAAHLVIRFYSALTEAVLWFLSRKTPGYVKWLLRRKAIQNLPEGYAVDVHFKPNYNPWDQRLCLIPDADLYQAISDGKAEVVTDHIDHFDATGIALKSGKHLDADIIVTATGLQLQALGGASLSIDGTPINPTERFVYKAHMLEDVPNLFWCVGYTNASWTLRADMTARATAKLIEYMSAHGYTHASPHLGGQQMAEKPAWDIQAGYVRRALHALPKSGTKRPWNVRQNYFADAIDYRFDRIEEAMAFGRAGDRAALAG; encoded by the coding sequence ATGACCCTGACTTCCCACGAAGCCGCCCACACCCCCGCCGAAGTCGATTATGTCGACGTGCTGATCGTCGGAGCCGGCATCTCCGGCATCGGCGCGGCGTACCGGATCAAGCAGCGCAACCCGTCGATCAGCTACACGATCCTGGAACGCCGCGAGCAGATCGGCGGCACCTGGGACCTGTTCCGCTACCCCGGGGTGCGCTCGGACAGCAGCATCTTCACGCTGAGCTTCCCGTTCGAGCCGTGGACCCGTGAGGAGGGCGTCGCCGACGGCGACCACATCCGCCAATACCTGGCCGACACGGCCCGTAAGTACGGCATCGACCAGCACATCCGATTCAACAGCTACGTGCGCGGCGCCGACTGGGATTCGGCAACCGACACCTGGACCGTCACTTTCGAACATCAGGGCACCACCCAGCAGTGCCGGTGCCGGTTCCTGTTCTTCGGCAGCGGCTACTACAACTACGACGAGGGCTACACGCCCGACTTTCCCGGCATCGAGAACTTCGGCGGCACCGTGGTGCACCCCCAGCACTGGCCCGAGGACCTCGACTACACCGGCAAGCAAGTGGTGGTGATCGGCAGCGGGGCCACCGCGGTGACGCTGATTCCCTCGATGGCCGACCGCGCGGGCAAGGTGATCATGCTGCAGCGCTCCCCCACCTACATGATCTCGGCATCCAAATACGGCAAGGTCGCCTGGATCAGCCGGAAGTTGTTGCCGCGCAAGGCTGCTCACCTGGTGATCCGGTTCTACAGCGCGTTGACCGAAGCGGTGCTCTGGTTCCTGTCCCGCAAGACGCCGGGATACGTCAAGTGGCTGCTGCGCCGCAAGGCGATCCAGAACCTGCCCGAGGGTTACGCGGTCGACGTGCACTTCAAGCCCAACTACAACCCGTGGGACCAGCGGCTGTGCCTGATTCCCGACGCCGACCTCTACCAGGCGATCAGCGACGGCAAGGCCGAAGTCGTCACCGACCACATCGACCATTTCGACGCCACCGGGATCGCGCTGAAATCCGGCAAGCATCTCGACGCCGACATCATCGTCACGGCTACCGGCCTGCAACTGCAGGCCCTCGGCGGCGCCAGCCTGAGTATCGACGGCACCCCGATCAATCCCACCGAACGCTTCGTCTACAAGGCGCACATGCTCGAGGACGTACCCAACCTGTTCTGGTGTGTGGGCTACACCAACGCGTCCTGGACGCTGCGCGCCGACATGACCGCCCGCGCGACGGCCAAACTGATCGAGTACATGTCCGCGCACGGCTACACCCACGCCAGTCCACATCTGGGCGGTCAGCAGATGGCGGAGAAGCCGGCCTGGGACATCCAGGCCGGCTACGTGCGACGCGCGCTGCACGCGCTGCCCAAGTCGGGTACCAAACGGCCCTGGAACGTCCGGCAGAACTACTTCGCCGACGCCATCGACTACCGGTTCGACCGCATCGAGGAAGCCATGGCGTTCGGGCGGGCCGGGGATCGGGCGGCGCTGGCCGGCTGA
- a CDS encoding UPF0234 protein translates to MADSSFDIVSKVDRQEVDNALNQAAKELSTRFDFRGTDTKIAWKGEEGIELTSSTEERVKAAVDVFKEKLIRRDISMKAFDAGEPQASGKTYKVNGTLKQGIDSENAKKITKLIRDEGPKSVKTQIQGDEIRVTSKKRDDLQAVQALLKQADLDVALQFVNYR, encoded by the coding sequence ATGGCGGACTCATCATTCGACATCGTCAGCAAGGTCGACCGGCAGGAAGTCGACAACGCGCTCAACCAGGCGGCCAAGGAGCTGTCCACCCGCTTCGACTTCCGCGGCACCGACACCAAGATCGCGTGGAAGGGCGAGGAGGGCATCGAGCTGACCTCGTCCACCGAGGAGCGGGTCAAGGCCGCCGTCGACGTGTTCAAGGAGAAGCTGATCCGCCGCGACATCTCCATGAAGGCCTTCGACGCCGGCGAGCCGCAGGCGTCCGGCAAGACCTACAAGGTCAACGGCACCCTCAAGCAGGGCATCGACAGCGAGAACGCCAAGAAGATCACCAAGCTGATCCGCGACGAGGGCCCCAAGTCGGTCAAGACGCAGATCCAGGGCGACGAGATCCGGGTGACCAGCAAGAAGCGTGACGACCTGCAGGCCGTCCAGGCGTTGCTCAAGCAGGCCGACCTCGACGTGGCGCTGCAGTTCGTCAACTACCGCTAG
- a CDS encoding putative short chain dehydrogenase/reductase: MIGLPGAIACVTGGARGIGAATAEELVRRGARVWIGDLDADEARRTAARIGAHAVHLDVTDPDSVAAFHTAAGADGPVAMLVNNAGIQYMGPFVEQKLSLYHREVAVNLGGVINGMHEFLPGMLERDHGHIVNVASMAAKVTTPGMSVYCATKYAVAALSRAVRAEIAGTHVTLTTVFPTAVHTELTSGVSLDLLPTRQPADIAAAIADSARRPRNEVTVPRWLAPFGLIEEVTPEPLLQRVKHLATLRRPPGHYDPVGRRAYLDRIGR, translated from the coding sequence ATGATCGGCCTACCGGGTGCGATCGCGTGCGTCACCGGTGGCGCACGAGGCATCGGCGCCGCCACCGCCGAGGAGTTGGTTCGCCGTGGTGCCCGGGTATGGATCGGTGACCTCGACGCCGACGAAGCGCGGCGCACCGCTGCGCGGATCGGCGCTCACGCTGTGCATCTGGACGTCACCGATCCCGACAGCGTCGCCGCATTCCACACCGCGGCGGGCGCCGACGGACCCGTCGCGATGCTGGTCAACAATGCCGGCATCCAGTACATGGGGCCGTTCGTCGAGCAGAAGCTGTCGCTGTACCACCGCGAGGTCGCCGTAAACCTCGGTGGGGTGATCAATGGGATGCACGAATTCCTGCCCGGCATGCTAGAGCGAGATCACGGCCACATCGTCAACGTCGCTTCGATGGCGGCGAAAGTGACCACTCCCGGGATGTCGGTGTACTGCGCCACCAAGTACGCCGTCGCCGCGCTGTCCCGCGCGGTGCGAGCCGAGATCGCGGGAACGCACGTCACACTGACGACCGTGTTCCCGACCGCCGTGCACACCGAGCTGACCTCAGGGGTCTCCCTGGATCTGTTACCGACCCGGCAGCCCGCCGATATCGCCGCAGCGATCGCCGACAGTGCCCGCCGCCCACGCAACGAGGTCACCGTGCCGCGCTGGCTGGCACCGTTCGGTCTAATCGAAGAAGTGACGCCGGAGCCGCTGCTGCAGCGCGTCAAACACCTTGCGACACTGAGGCGGCCGCCCGGGCACTACGACCCGGTCGGCCGGCGCGCGTACTTGGACCGGATCGGGCGATGA
- a CDS encoding transcriptional regulator, with translation MPDATSRPYAGQSADVRRRDRRARLTAAALDVLANGDWRAITVDKLCTAAGLNKRYFYESFSDLDAVAAAVVDDIAEQLRVVALQATASTVTEPLAVQAVAAVSALVNTLADDPRRAKVLLGAVALSPALQRHREDIMSGLTGVLVEYARTVHDVELERDPLAQVAPAFIIGGTADAILAFVEGRARVTKDELVQSIATLWLITGNGAAQVAQSRRES, from the coding sequence GTGCCCGATGCCACCTCCCGTCCGTACGCCGGCCAGTCGGCAGACGTCCGTCGGCGGGATCGCAGAGCCCGGCTGACCGCAGCCGCGCTTGACGTCTTGGCCAATGGCGACTGGCGAGCCATCACCGTTGACAAGTTGTGTACCGCAGCCGGGTTGAACAAGCGCTACTTCTACGAGAGCTTCTCCGACCTCGACGCGGTAGCCGCGGCGGTGGTGGACGACATTGCCGAGCAATTGCGCGTGGTCGCGCTGCAGGCCACCGCGTCCACTGTGACCGAGCCGCTGGCGGTGCAGGCAGTAGCGGCGGTCAGCGCACTGGTGAACACGCTGGCCGATGATCCGCGACGCGCGAAGGTGCTGCTGGGAGCGGTGGCCTTATCGCCCGCACTGCAGCGTCACCGCGAGGACATCATGAGCGGCCTGACGGGGGTGCTCGTCGAATATGCCCGTACCGTGCACGATGTCGAACTCGAACGCGATCCGTTGGCTCAGGTGGCGCCCGCGTTCATCATCGGCGGCACCGCCGATGCGATCCTGGCGTTCGTAGAAGGCCGGGCCAGAGTCACCAAAGACGAACTGGTCCAGAGCATCGCGACGCTATGGCTGATCACGGGTAACGGCGCTGCGCAGGTGGCGCAGTCCCGACGGGAGTCCTAG
- a CDS encoding putative monooxygenase, giving the protein MTIADGEGKLDAEVLIIGAGLGGITAAYHLRSKGITDLLILERASNIGGTWRDNHYPGLEVDIPSLWYQFSFAPNPNWSKFFAPGVEVYHYLTRTVDELGLTPLIRTESEVVQQIWDDQSGTWTLRLRSGETLRSRYVINAVGGYLNAKASTDLEGLDDFEGTVLRPNAWDDEYDLTDKNVAIIGTGSSGAQIAGAISGKVASLHVFQRTATWVLPKINFTMPRWLNKMLRIPGVLRAIVAVGDYAMDSQYVPLFHIMPRLPESFTRNAMSVYDSFYRLLFRFWLLVALRDKATRKALVPKSGLQAKRPVICTAYVRAFNHPTTHLVTTAIDRVTAHGVRTVDGTEYPADLLVTATGYDLFIDPESYRPGTIIGRHGFDLADEYRRNGIRSYNGSARPELPNRWDLVGALGYQGIAWFQWVDAIATHVVRIITEAKSRNAAVTSVTRAAFDRWNQDIARRGKAVRLYFDLEQNRKSNSRTYFINSQGEALFYRPQTMTGTRRFCRRAPVSDYCFEYL; this is encoded by the coding sequence GTGACTATCGCCGACGGCGAGGGCAAACTCGACGCCGAGGTCTTGATCATTGGCGCTGGACTGGGCGGCATCACGGCGGCCTATCACCTGCGCAGCAAGGGAATCACTGACCTACTGATCCTCGAGCGCGCGTCGAACATTGGCGGCACTTGGCGCGACAACCACTACCCTGGCCTGGAAGTCGATATACCGTCGCTGTGGTACCAGTTTTCCTTCGCGCCCAACCCGAACTGGTCGAAATTCTTCGCTCCGGGAGTGGAGGTGTACCACTACCTGACCCGGACCGTCGATGAGTTAGGTTTGACGCCGCTCATACGCACCGAATCCGAGGTGGTGCAACAAATCTGGGATGATCAGTCCGGCACCTGGACTTTGCGTCTGCGCAGCGGCGAGACGCTGCGTTCGCGGTATGTGATCAATGCGGTGGGCGGGTATCTCAACGCCAAGGCGTCGACGGACCTCGAGGGCCTGGACGATTTCGAAGGAACCGTGCTGCGGCCCAACGCCTGGGACGACGAGTATGACCTGACGGATAAGAACGTCGCGATTATCGGCACCGGCTCCAGCGGCGCCCAGATCGCTGGCGCGATCTCGGGCAAGGTCGCTTCGCTGCACGTCTTTCAGCGCACCGCGACGTGGGTGCTGCCCAAGATCAACTTCACCATGCCCCGCTGGCTGAACAAGATGCTGCGCATACCGGGCGTCCTGCGTGCCATCGTCGCTGTCGGCGACTATGCGATGGACTCCCAATATGTCCCGCTGTTCCACATCATGCCCCGGCTGCCGGAGTCGTTCACCCGCAACGCTATGTCGGTGTACGACAGCTTCTATCGGCTCCTCTTCCGGTTCTGGTTGCTGGTAGCTTTGCGAGACAAGGCAACTCGCAAAGCGCTGGTGCCAAAGTCCGGCCTGCAGGCCAAACGCCCGGTGATCTGCACTGCGTACGTGCGGGCGTTCAACCATCCGACCACACACCTGGTTACCACTGCGATCGACCGTGTGACCGCCCACGGTGTTCGCACCGTGGACGGCACCGAGTATCCCGCCGACCTACTGGTCACAGCCACCGGTTACGACCTGTTCATCGACCCGGAGAGCTACCGCCCCGGCACCATCATTGGCCGCCACGGCTTCGACCTCGCCGACGAGTACCGGCGCAACGGAATACGGTCGTACAACGGAAGTGCGCGTCCGGAGCTGCCCAATCGTTGGGATCTGGTTGGCGCCCTCGGGTATCAAGGTATCGCGTGGTTCCAGTGGGTCGACGCGATCGCCACTCACGTCGTTCGGATCATCACCGAAGCCAAGTCACGAAACGCCGCCGTCACCTCGGTGACGCGCGCGGCCTTCGATCGTTGGAACCAAGACATCGCGCGTCGCGGCAAAGCCGTGCGGCTCTACTTCGACCTGGAACAGAACCGCAAGTCGAACTCCAGAACCTACTTCATCAATTCTCAGGGAGAGGCGCTGTTCTACCGGCCGCAGACCATGACGGGCACGCGCCGATTCTGCCGTCGCGCACCGGTTTCCGATTACTGCTTCGAATACCTCTGA
- a CDS encoding TetR family transcriptional regulator, whose product MRSHGWSGNTPTSEQEAINRILDAADEIIAERGNAMRIADVARAIGVTRQTVYRYFPSTRALQVATAMRSGDGFLDKLTRHLQGRTTPLSAIVEGVAFAIEELADDDPIVAMLTTPKMGGFAHSITSDTSTAFGRAMLDRYDVDWEAHGFDDAALDELCEFTLRLLQSFCMDRGDPPRSPSALRGFLTRTLGPALIYPRLAQTINSLNPTAAPRRTGPRSVR is encoded by the coding sequence GTGCGCAGTCATGGGTGGTCGGGCAATACACCGACCTCCGAGCAGGAAGCAATCAACCGGATTCTTGATGCCGCCGATGAGATCATCGCCGAGCGCGGAAACGCGATGCGGATCGCCGACGTGGCGCGTGCCATCGGCGTTACCAGGCAAACGGTGTATCGCTACTTTCCCAGTACCCGGGCCCTGCAGGTGGCGACTGCGATGCGGTCGGGAGATGGTTTCCTCGACAAGCTGACCCGACATCTGCAGGGTCGCACCACTCCACTGAGTGCGATCGTGGAGGGAGTCGCATTCGCGATCGAAGAGCTCGCAGATGACGATCCGATCGTCGCCATGCTCACGACCCCCAAAATGGGGGGATTCGCACACTCGATCACGTCCGACACCAGCACGGCTTTTGGCCGGGCAATGCTCGATCGGTACGACGTCGACTGGGAGGCCCATGGCTTTGACGACGCCGCACTCGACGAGCTTTGCGAGTTCACCCTGCGCCTGTTGCAATCGTTTTGCATGGACCGCGGTGACCCGCCGCGCAGTCCATCGGCCCTTCGTGGTTTCCTCACCCGGACACTGGGACCCGCGCTGATCTATCCGCGACTCGCCCAGACCATAAACTCGCTCAACCCGACGGCTGCTCCCCGCCGAACAGGCCCGCGCTCTGTGCGGTGA
- a CDS encoding LLM class F420-dependent oxidoreductase — protein MEFRTFVEPQQGASYADQLAVAQTSEQLGFAAFFRSDHYSAMSGDGLPGPTDSWVTLGAIARETSTIRLGTLVTSATFRYPGPLAIAVAQVDEMSGGRVEFGLGSGWFEAEHRAYGIPFPPVRERFDRLTEQLAVVTGLWTTPAGETFDYTGEHYTIVDSPALPKPVQAPHPPIVIGGTGAKRTPALAAQYAAEFNVPFAPMDVVRTQFGRVADAVAAAGRAAGSMVYSCAFVLCTGRDEAEIARRAAVIGREVDEMRSNSPLVGTPSEIVDKLGPWGELGVQRVYAQPADMSDLAQLELFATEVLPQLS, from the coding sequence ATGGAATTCCGCACCTTCGTCGAACCCCAGCAAGGAGCCAGCTACGCCGACCAGCTGGCCGTCGCCCAAACGTCCGAGCAACTCGGTTTTGCGGCTTTCTTCCGGTCCGATCACTACTCGGCGATGAGCGGCGACGGCCTGCCGGGCCCGACCGATTCGTGGGTGACGCTCGGCGCGATCGCCCGCGAGACGTCGACGATCCGGTTGGGCACGCTGGTGACGTCGGCGACGTTCCGATACCCGGGGCCGTTGGCGATCGCGGTGGCCCAAGTCGACGAAATGAGTGGCGGCCGAGTCGAATTCGGTTTGGGCAGTGGCTGGTTCGAAGCTGAGCACCGAGCCTACGGGATACCCTTTCCCCCGGTGCGGGAACGGTTCGACCGGCTCACCGAGCAGCTCGCGGTCGTCACCGGCCTGTGGACCACGCCGGCGGGTGAGACGTTCGACTACACCGGTGAGCACTACACCATCGTTGACTCACCGGCGCTGCCAAAACCGGTGCAAGCCCCGCATCCGCCGATCGTGATCGGCGGCACCGGCGCCAAACGGACTCCGGCGCTGGCCGCGCAGTACGCGGCCGAATTCAACGTGCCCTTTGCGCCGATGGACGTGGTGCGAACCCAGTTCGGGCGGGTGGCCGATGCGGTCGCCGCCGCCGGGCGGGCGGCCGGCTCGATGGTCTACTCGTGCGCATTCGTGCTCTGCACCGGGCGCGACGAGGCCGAGATCGCCCGGCGCGCCGCGGTGATCGGCCGGGAGGTCGACGAGATGCGGTCCAACAGCCCGCTGGTCGGCACGCCCAGCGAGATCGTCGACAAGCTGGGCCCGTGGGGCGAGTTGGGCGTGCAGCGGGTGTACGCGCAGCCTGCCGACATGAGCGACTTGGCGCAGCTTGAGCTGTTCGCGACGGAGGTGCTGCCGCAGCTGTCGTAA
- a CDS encoding long-chain-fatty-acid--CoA ligase: MSDLADPRFLDERLAHWAATKPDEEAMDYLDRNWTWAQWNDRVRRLAGALTEFGVKRGDVVAFLDKNHPACVELTIAAASLGAANAIINFRLAADELDYVLNDSGAKVLIVGSEFKPSIDKIRGDLTKVEHIIEVTPEGGDGDEYEALLAGATPVGRSEDVEPDDVCIIMYSSGTTGRPKGVMLTQANIIAHTINAHEGFEFDPGDKSMVSMPLFHVGGSSYVQFGIHDGVASVMTRDVDGMTLAGAILKGANRTFLVPAVLAKVLESGEDAVKLFGALKTYSYGASPMPLPLLRAALEAWPNTDFIQAYGLTEVCGVISHLLPDAHRAQDNPERLGSAGTLVPNAEVRVVDPFTLEDVPAGEQGELWFRTPQLMKGYHNKPEATAEAVTEDGWFRTGDIGRVDEGGYIFVEDRLKDMIISGGENIYSIEVEQVLAEHPAVAEVAIIGVPDDRWGEVVKAVVSLEGEATEEEIIAFARERLAAYKCPKSVDFADELPRNPTGKIMKKDLRKPYWDGRDRATV; the protein is encoded by the coding sequence ATGTCTGACCTAGCCGATCCCCGTTTCCTCGACGAACGCCTGGCCCACTGGGCCGCCACCAAGCCCGACGAGGAGGCGATGGACTACCTGGACCGGAATTGGACCTGGGCGCAGTGGAACGACAGGGTCCGCCGGCTGGCGGGTGCGTTGACCGAGTTCGGCGTGAAGCGCGGCGACGTGGTGGCGTTTCTGGACAAGAACCACCCGGCGTGTGTCGAGCTGACCATCGCCGCCGCGTCGCTGGGGGCGGCCAACGCCATCATCAATTTCAGGCTGGCCGCCGACGAACTCGACTATGTCCTCAACGATTCGGGAGCCAAGGTGCTCATCGTCGGCTCGGAGTTCAAGCCGAGCATCGACAAGATCCGCGGTGATCTCACCAAGGTGGAACACATCATCGAGGTGACACCGGAAGGCGGCGACGGCGACGAATACGAGGCGCTGCTGGCCGGAGCCACTCCAGTCGGCCGGTCCGAAGACGTCGAACCCGATGACGTGTGCATCATCATGTACTCCTCGGGCACCACCGGCCGCCCCAAAGGCGTGATGCTGACGCAGGCGAACATCATCGCGCACACGATCAACGCGCACGAGGGCTTCGAGTTCGACCCCGGCGACAAGAGCATGGTGTCGATGCCGCTGTTCCATGTCGGCGGATCGTCCTATGTGCAGTTCGGCATTCACGACGGCGTGGCCAGCGTGATGACGCGCGACGTCGACGGCATGACGCTGGCCGGCGCAATCCTCAAGGGCGCCAACCGAACATTCCTGGTGCCTGCCGTGCTGGCGAAGGTGCTCGAGTCCGGCGAGGACGCCGTAAAACTGTTCGGGGCGCTCAAGACGTATTCCTACGGCGCGTCGCCGATGCCGCTGCCGTTGCTGCGAGCCGCGCTGGAGGCGTGGCCGAACACCGACTTCATCCAGGCCTACGGACTGACCGAAGTGTGTGGCGTGATCAGCCACCTGCTGCCGGATGCGCACCGCGCGCAAGACAACCCGGAACGGCTCGGCAGCGCGGGCACGCTGGTGCCCAACGCGGAGGTGCGAGTGGTCGACCCGTTCACGCTCGAAGACGTACCCGCCGGTGAGCAGGGTGAATTATGGTTCCGCACACCACAATTGATGAAGGGTTACCACAACAAGCCGGAGGCGACGGCCGAGGCGGTCACCGAGGACGGCTGGTTCCGGACCGGCGACATCGGGCGCGTCGACGAGGGCGGCTACATCTTCGTCGAGGATCGGCTCAAGGACATGATCATCTCGGGCGGGGAGAACATCTACTCGATCGAGGTGGAGCAGGTGCTGGCCGAACACCCGGCGGTGGCCGAGGTCGCGATCATCGGGGTCCCCGACGACAGGTGGGGTGAGGTGGTGAAAGCCGTTGTCTCCCTTGAGGGTGAGGCCACCGAGGAGGAGATCATCGCGTTCGCCCGCGAACGGCTGGCCGCCTACAAGTGTCCCAAGTCCGTCGACTTCGCCGACGAGTTACCACGCAACCCGACGGGCAAGATCATGAAGAAGGATCTGCGCAAGCCGTACTGGGACGGCCGCGACCGCGCGACGGTGTGA
- a CDS encoding oxidoreductase, translated as MGALDGRVALITGGARGQGRTHALALAAEGADIVVADAPRPMQDLTYPLGTEDDLRVTTKLVEELGRRCVPLTVDVRDAAQVGTAVEQTVTDLGSLDIVVANAGVVSTGPLDQVSDTIWQQLLDTNLTGVFHTLRAAIPVMRRQRFGRIVVTSSMGGRMGIPELAAYNATKWGVIGLAKSAALEVAKEGITINVVCPTTTRTPMVQPEGGDDVPDELVRRMMKANPIPQPWIEPEDVSRAVVYLVTDRGVITGSVLEVGLGGSARIH; from the coding sequence ATGGGTGCGTTGGATGGACGGGTCGCGTTGATCACCGGAGGGGCGCGCGGGCAGGGCCGCACCCATGCACTGGCGCTGGCAGCCGAGGGCGCCGATATCGTCGTCGCCGATGCGCCACGGCCGATGCAGGACCTGACCTACCCGCTGGGCACCGAGGACGATCTGCGCGTGACCACCAAACTGGTCGAAGAACTGGGTCGGCGCTGCGTGCCGTTGACCGTCGACGTGCGCGACGCGGCGCAGGTGGGCACGGCCGTGGAGCAGACGGTGACCGATCTGGGCAGCCTCGACATCGTGGTAGCCAACGCCGGCGTCGTCAGTACCGGGCCGTTGGACCAGGTCAGCGACACCATCTGGCAGCAGCTGCTCGACACCAACCTGACCGGTGTCTTCCACACATTGCGTGCCGCCATCCCGGTGATGCGCCGCCAGCGGTTCGGTCGGATCGTGGTGACCTCCTCGATGGGCGGGCGGATGGGCATTCCCGAACTGGCGGCCTACAACGCCACCAAATGGGGTGTCATCGGGTTGGCCAAGTCCGCTGCGCTGGAGGTCGCCAAGGAGGGCATCACCATCAACGTCGTGTGTCCGACCACGACCCGGACGCCGATGGTCCAGCCCGAGGGCGGCGACGACGTCCCCGACGAACTGGTGCGCCGGATGATGAAGGCTAACCCGATTCCGCAGCCCTGGATCGAGCCCGAAGATGTCAGCCGCGCGGTGGTGTACCTGGTCACCGACCGCGGGGTCATCACCGGCAGTGTGCTGGAAGTCGGCCTCGGTGGCAGCGCCCGCATTCACTGA